Within Streptomyces sp. NBC_00704, the genomic segment CTCCTTGAGGATGTCGTTCTGGATGGTCCCGGCCAGCTTCTCGGGCGGCACGCCCTGTTCCTCCGCCGCCACGATGTACAGCGCCAGCACCGGCAGCACGGCGCCGTTCATCGTCATCGACACGCTCATCTTGTCCAACGGGATGCCGTCGAACAGCTGCCGCATGTCGTAGATCGAGTCGATGGCCACGCCCGCCATGCCGACGTCACCGGTCACGCGCGGGTGGTCGCTGTCGTAGCCGCGGTGCGTGGGCAGGTCGAAGGCGACCGACAGCCCCTTCTGGCCGGCCGCGAGGTTGCGCCGGTAGAAGGCGTTGGACTCCTCGGCAGTGGAGAAGCCCGCGTACTGGCGGATCGTCCAGGGCTGGTTGACGTACATCGTCGGGTACGGCCCGCGCAGGTACGGCGCGACGCCCGGATAGGTGCCCAGGAAATCCAGGCCCTCCAGGTCCTGGCCCGTGTACAGCGGCTTGACGCGGATGCCCTCCGGGGTCTCCCACAGCAGGTCGTCCCCACCGGCCGCCTTCTTCACGGCCGTACGCCACTCGTCGGCGCCGCCCCCGGCGGCCGGGGCCCCCAGCTCGATCCCGGAGAAGTCGGGGATACCCATCAGGACACAACTCCCATGCGGTCGAGGGTGGCGGACAGCACCGCGACGGCGTCACAGCCCGCGAACACGTACGCGTCGACGCCGGCGTACGACGCCGGACGCCCGGCGAGGAACACGTGCGCGGCGCCGGCGGCCCGCAGCCGCGCGGCCTCGGCCTCGGCCTGCTCCTCGTACAGCGCGTCACTGGAGCACAGGCACACCTCGGTGGCGCCGCTGTCCTCGAACGCGCCCCCGACGACGGGCTCGACGCCGCCCGCCTGGAACAGGTTGGCGGCGAACGTCAGCCGCGCGGTGTGCGCGGCGGCCGGTCCGAGCGCCGCCAGGTGGATCCGCGGCCGTGCGCCGGTCGCCGCGAGATGGGCGTCGGAGCGCGCCCGCAGCGCCTCGAAGGCCTCGTCACGACGCACCCTCGGCAGACCGCCGGAGCGCGGCTCGGGCCCCCTCTCGCGCACCACCGGCTTCTCGGCGAGGAACGGGAACTCGCTCACGCCGGTGACGGGCTCGCGCCGCTCGGCGATCCCCGCGCCGCGCGCCTGCCAGGTGTCGGCCAGGGCCCGCGGCAGACTCCCCGAGCGCAGCACGGCGGCCTGACCGCCGTCGCGCTCGATCCCCTGGAAGAACTCCCAGCCCGCACGGGCCAGTTCGTCCGTCAGCCGCTCCACGTACCAGGAGCCGCCGGCCGGGTCGATCACCCGGGCCAGGTGCGACTCCTCGATGAGGATCGTGGAGGTGTTGCGGGCGATCCGCCGGGCGAACGCGTCCGGCAGCCCCAGCGCGTCGTCGAAGGGCAGCACCGTGACGGCGTCCGCGCCGCCCGCGCCCGCCGCGAGGGTGGCGACCGTGGTGCGCAGCATGTTCACCCACGGGTCCCGGCGCGACATCATCACCGGAGAGGTCACGGCGTGCTGCAGTTGTGCGTCGGCGCCCGGCGCCCCGCACACCTCGGCGACCCGCGCCCACAGCCGGCGCGCGGCCCGCAGCTTCGCGATCGTCAGGAACTGGTCCGCCGTCGCCGCGTACCGGAACTCCAGCTGTCGGCAGGCCTGGCCGACGCTCAGCCCGGCCGCGGTCAGCTCCCGCAGGTACGCCACACCGGTCGCCAGCGAGGCGCCCAGCTCCTGCGCCGCCGAGCCGCCCGCCTCGTGGTAGGGCAGCGCGTCCACCGTCAGCGCCCGAAGCCCCGGATACTCCTCGGCGCACCGCCGGGCGAGCCCGGCCGCCGGGCCGAAGTCGGCCGCCCGGCCCGTGCGGGCCTCGTGACCGAGGGGATCCGCGCCCAGGTTGCCGCGCACCGCGTCCGCGGCGACGCCCCGCTCCGCACACAGCCGCAGGAACTCCCGTGCGGCGGGCTCGACTTCGGCGCCGGCGTCGAGCACGACGGGGGCCAGGTCGAGAAGGACGCCGTCGAGGACCTGCGCGAGCGAGGTCACGGGAACGCCGCCCTCGCCCACGACCAGCCACAGGGAGGTGACGCCGTTCTCCAGGTCCGCGAGCACCGCGCCGCCGTCGGCGGCGGCGTGCCGCTGCCGCACGTCCCACCCCCCGGCGGTGTTGCCCTCCGGCCTGCCGCCCCGCACATACGGAGCGAACCCGGGGTAGCCCGGCTCGGGTGCGCGATCGTGCGCGGTGTAGAGGGGACGGGTGCGCAGCCCGTCCTCCAGCGCGGTGGACAGGGCTTCCTCGGCGTGAGCTTCCCCGACGTCCTTGCCCGACTTGCGCAGCACGCCCGCGATGAGGCGCTGCCACTGCTCGTGGGTGGCGTCAGGGAACTCGCCGGCCAGCTCAAGCCCGTCGTCAGGCAGGACCGTCATGCTCGGATGCTAGGCCAGACACGGAGAGGAACTGCAGAGGGCATGGCTGTGACCTTTCCCTCCCGGGCATTGTGACCTGGCACTCGCCGCGCCGTCCCGCCCCGCGCACGCGCCCGGCGTAGTACTCATGGGGGAGTCCCGTACGCCTGGAGCGTCCCACGCTTCCGTCACCCCTTGGAGCCTCGATGACCGTTCGTCGTGTCGTGCCCGTCCTCCGCTCGGAGTCGGTCGAGGAGAGCCGTGAGTTCTACGGGCTGCTGGGCTTCGAGGAGGTCATGAACCACGGCTGGATCACGACGCTCGCCGCGCCCTCCGCGCCGCAGGCGCAGATCAGCTTCATGACGGCCGACCTGACCGCGCCCGTCACACCGGACCTGAGCGTGGAGGTGGACGACGTGGACGCCGCCTACGCGCTCGTGCGCGCCGGCGGCGCGGAGATCGTGCACCCGTTGCAGGACGAGGAGTGGGGCGTCCGGCGCTTCTTCGTCCGCGACCCGGCCGGCCGGGTGGTCAACGTCCTCAGCCACCGCTGATCCGGCCCGGCCGGCACCACGGGTTCGGAGGTACCGTGGGCCGGTGCCCGTGCTGACGCGGCTGAACGCCGACCACGCTCCCGCGGTGCTGGCCTTCGAGCTGGCGAACCGCGACTACTTCGCCGCCGCGGTCGGCGACCGCGGCGACGAGTTCTTCGCCCGGTACGCCGACCGTCACCGCGCGCTGCTGGCCGAGCAGGCGGCCGGCGTCTGCGTGTTCTACGTCCTGGTGGCCGAGGACGGCTCGGTCCTGGGCCGGTTCAACCTGTACGACCTCGAGGACGGCGTCGCCGCACTGGGGTACCGGGTCGCGCGCGGCGTCGCCGGCCGGGGCGTGGCGACGGCGGCCGTGGAGGAGCTGTGCCGGCTGGCGGCGGCACGGCACGGACTGCGCGCCCTGCGGGCGGCCGCGGCGAACGACAACGCCGCTTCCCGGAAAGTGCTGGTCAAGGCCAGGTTCGTCCCGACCGGTCCGGCCGGCCCGGCGGACGTGGGCGGCAAGCCGGGCACCTGGTACCGGCGCGATCTGGCGCCACGGACGCCGGGTCAGTGGCCGAGCCGGTAGTCGAACCAGATCCGGTGGGTGCCGTCCGCGTCGACGGCGATGCCGCCGGCGCCGGTGATCCCGGTCAGTTCGCCGGTCCCGCTGCCCGGCACGACGGCGAAGTACTCGTTCTCCCGGCTGTCACCCAGGGTGGACGCGGCGTGCGCGAAGTTGAAGGAGCCCGCCCGGCCGTGCAGGGTCCCCTCGAAGGACTCCATGGCGACGTACGTGCCCGTGGCGGTGGACGGGTCGTAGGCGGCCGTGAACAAGGTGGCCGAACGGCCCGCGATCTCGCCCTCGAACGACTTGGTCATGGTGGCCACCCCGACCGGCGCGGCGGTCTCGACCGCGGGGCCCGGCACCGGGGCCGGCGTGAAGTCGGCGACTGTGAACGTTCCTGAAGCTCGCATGCCCGGATCGTAGGGGGTGCCGCTGACAGTCACGCCGGGCCGCGGCACGAGTCATGCGCCGGCGGGGGCAGGGGCGGCCTCGTCTCCGGCGGTCTGCGCGGGCGCCGTCGCCTCCGGCGCTTCGACGGCGGTGTAGAACACGGAGGAGCCCTGCTTGGTGCGCTGCGCCTGGGTCTTCGCGACGAGGCCCTCCAGGGTGGTGCGCACGACGGTGGTCCTGACGGTGCGCTGCGGATGCGCGTCGCCGAGGGCGGTGGCGATCTCGGCGGCCGAACGCGGTTCGCGCTGCTGGGCGAGATGGGCGCGCACCAGGTCGACCAGCGTCGGCTGCGGCGACTTCGCCGCCTCCTCGCGCCCGGTGTCCTTCTTGGCCGTGCTCCTCTTGGCCGTGCTCTTCTTCGCCGTGGCCGTCTTGACCGCGGCCTTCTTCGCCGGGGCGGTCTCCACCGCCGCCGTCTTCGGTGCGTCCGTGTCCACCGCGGCCGCCTTGGCGGTGTCCGTTCCGGCGGCGGCCCGCTTGCGGGTGGCGGGCTTCTCCGGCGAACGGGCGGACCGCGAGGCGGTCTTCTTCGACTGCGGCCGCTTACGGGCGCCCGAGGCGACGGCCGACCTGCCGCGGGGCGCGGGTACCGAAGGGCTTTCGGCGGACTCGCCCGCTTCGGCCGGCGCCGGCGCCGCGCCGATGGCCTGCCGGATGCTGAGCAGTACGCCGTGGTCCCGTTCGAGGGCCGCCAACTGCTCCTGAAGGGCGGTGATCTCCGCGCCGACCCGGTCCCGTTCCTTGGCGTTGCGCTCGAGGTCGGCGGTCACCTGAGCGGTGTACTGCGAGGTGAGTTCGTTGGCGGAGGCGTTCTCGGACATGAAGCACACGACCTTTCCTCGGCGGGAGGCAGCGGACGAACTGCCCTGCCCGGTCGCCGGCCCGGCGGCACGTCGACCCGGCGGACCGGGGTCCACCCGGCCGGGCGGCGACACATGACCGGCTGCGGCACTGCTGGAGAGATAGTACGGACAACCGGAGTGAATGGTCCTCGGGTGTGCCGCGGTGACAACCCGTTCGAGGGCCGCGTCCTCTCAGGACGGCCGGCCCAGCGACCAGCCTGCTACGTCCGCGAGCCGGCCGCGCCACAGGGGCATGACGACGGGATGCCTCGCCGCGGAGACGGCGGTCGCGTCGCGCAGGTGGATCCACTGGGGAAGCCGTTGCGGACCGGAGTGCCCCTGGCGGTCGGCGACGGCCCGGTCCACCTCCTCGGGGAAGTGCTTCAGGAGCCGTGCGCCGGGTCCGTCGAAGGTGCGCAGGCTGTGCGCCCACTCCGCGGTCCAGGCCTCGTGCGAGATCAGCTCGCCGTGGAGGAAGCCGCCGCCCACGGTGAGCGTGACGGGCAGGGCGGCCTCCGGGTCCTGCCCGATCAGGCGCACCAGCATCTGGAGTTGGACGTCCGGCGTGGGTTCGGTGACGACCGGGGCGGCCGGCTGGTGCAGGGGATCGTGCTCAGTGGTCATGACCGGCTGTCCTTGGGCGTCGGGGGCGGGACGGATGTCTCCTTCCCCCTGCGCCCCGCAGGCATGTCCCGCTCGCGCGGGCGGGGCCGGTCACAGCCGCAGGACGATCAGGGCGGTGTCGTCCGTGGTGCCGCTGGCGGGCAGCAGGTCGCCCAGAAGCGCGTCCGCCAGCGTCTCGGGAGCGCGGTGGCGGTGGTGGGCGAGGGATTCGGCGAGGCGGGCCAGACCCCTGTCGATGTCCTCGCCACGGCGCTCGATGAGGCCGTCGGTGTACAGGACCAGGGTGCTGCCCTCGACGAAGGCGAGCCGGGCCTGCGGCCGGGGCAGGTGCTCGGGACGGGCGGCCAGCGGGGGATCGGTCGCCCGGTCGAGGAACGTGACCGCGCCGTCGGGGCGCACCAGGGCGGGCGGCGGATGGCCCGCGCAGCTGTACGTGATGGTGCGGCTCTCGCGGTCGATGAACGTCGTCACGACGGTCGTCGCCTCGGCGCCCTCGACGAAGCGCGCGTACAGGCCGACGGCTTCCAGGGCCCGGGCCGGGCCGTCGGCCACGCGGCAGGCGGCGCTCAGGGCGCTGCGCAGCTGACCCATGACGCAGGCGGCCGCGAGACCGTGGCCCACGACGTCGCCGACGGCGACCGCCAGGTTGTCGTCGGGCAGGTCGACCAGGTCGTACCAGTCGCCGCAGACGTTGAGCGCGCCGACGGCGGGTCTGTAGCGGACGGCCGCCTCGTGCGGCCCGGTCGGACCGGGCGCGGGCAGCATCGCCGCCTGAAGCGCCAGGGCGACCTCCCGCTCACGGGCGTGCGCCCGGCGCAGGCGCTCGTTGACCTCCTGCAGTTCACGGGCCCGGGTGTACAGCTCGGCCTCCAGCACCCGGCCCCGGTCGCCGCGGTCGCGGCCGCCGCGGGCGTGGATGAGCTCGGTGACCTCCTCCACCCGGTGCACCACGAGCACCACCTGCCCGTCCGCGTCGTGGACGGGCGCGTTCACCGGGCTCCAGTAGTGCTCCTGCCATACGCCGGGCCGCAGGGGGTCCTCGATGTCGTAGCGCAGCAGTGCCATGGTGTCGCGCTCGCCGGTGTCGACCACGCGCAGCATCGACTCCCGGGTCTCCCGCATGCCGGCCGCCGCCGGGTCGTTCGGGTTCTCGGGGAAGACGTCGAAGATGTAGCGGCCCAGCAGCTGCTCGCGGGTGCGCCCGGCCAGCCGCAGGAAGTCGTCGTTGGCGTCGGCGTACACCAGGTCCGGCGTCAGCAGCGCCACCATGCCGGGCAGGGC encodes:
- a CDS encoding methylmalonyl-CoA mutase family protein, which produces MTVLPDDGLELAGEFPDATHEQWQRLIAGVLRKSGKDVGEAHAEEALSTALEDGLRTRPLYTAHDRAPEPGYPGFAPYVRGGRPEGNTAGGWDVRQRHAAADGGAVLADLENGVTSLWLVVGEGGVPVTSLAQVLDGVLLDLAPVVLDAGAEVEPAAREFLRLCAERGVAADAVRGNLGADPLGHEARTGRAADFGPAAGLARRCAEEYPGLRALTVDALPYHEAGGSAAQELGASLATGVAYLRELTAAGLSVGQACRQLEFRYAATADQFLTIAKLRAARRLWARVAEVCGAPGADAQLQHAVTSPVMMSRRDPWVNMLRTTVATLAAGAGGADAVTVLPFDDALGLPDAFARRIARNTSTILIEESHLARVIDPAGGSWYVERLTDELARAGWEFFQGIERDGGQAAVLRSGSLPRALADTWQARGAGIAERREPVTGVSEFPFLAEKPVVRERGPEPRSGGLPRVRRDEAFEALRARSDAHLAATGARPRIHLAALGPAAAHTARLTFAANLFQAGGVEPVVGGAFEDSGATEVCLCSSDALYEEQAEAEAARLRAAGAAHVFLAGRPASYAGVDAYVFAGCDAVAVLSATLDRMGVVS
- a CDS encoding VOC family protein encodes the protein MTVRRVVPVLRSESVEESREFYGLLGFEEVMNHGWITTLAAPSAPQAQISFMTADLTAPVTPDLSVEVDDVDAAYALVRAGGAEIVHPLQDEEWGVRRFFVRDPAGRVVNVLSHR
- a CDS encoding GNAT family N-acetyltransferase yields the protein MPVLTRLNADHAPAVLAFELANRDYFAAAVGDRGDEFFARYADRHRALLAEQAAGVCVFYVLVAEDGSVLGRFNLYDLEDGVAALGYRVARGVAGRGVATAAVEELCRLAAARHGLRALRAAAANDNAASRKVLVKARFVPTGPAGPADVGGKPGTWYRRDLAPRTPGQWPSR
- a CDS encoding DUF3224 domain-containing protein, whose protein sequence is MRASGTFTVADFTPAPVPGPAVETAAPVGVATMTKSFEGEIAGRSATLFTAAYDPSTATGTYVAMESFEGTLHGRAGSFNFAHAASTLGDSRENEYFAVVPGSGTGELTGITGAGGIAVDADGTHRIWFDYRLGH
- a CDS encoding PP2C family protein-serine/threonine phosphatase codes for the protein MTEPQIDYAAVFHALPGMVALLTPDLVYADANDDFLRLAGRTREQLLGRYIFDVFPENPNDPAAAGMRETRESMLRVVDTGERDTMALLRYDIEDPLRPGVWQEHYWSPVNAPVHDADGQVVLVVHRVEEVTELIHARGGRDRGDRGRVLEAELYTRARELQEVNERLRRAHAREREVALALQAAMLPAPGPTGPHEAAVRYRPAVGALNVCGDWYDLVDLPDDNLAVAVGDVVGHGLAAACVMGQLRSALSAACRVADGPARALEAVGLYARFVEGAEATTVVTTFIDRESRTITYSCAGHPPPALVRPDGAVTFLDRATDPPLAARPEHLPRPQARLAFVEGSTLVLYTDGLIERRGEDIDRGLARLAESLAHHRHRAPETLADALLGDLLPASGTTDDTALIVLRL